Proteins encoded by one window of Manihot esculenta cultivar AM560-2 chromosome 10, M.esculenta_v8, whole genome shotgun sequence:
- the LOC122724932 gene encoding putative disease resistance protein RGA3, which translates to MEAKMVPQFPCLSRLIISNCPNLTLMPTFPSLDTELSLSYVSIRPLQRTLQMAAMASALPSASSSVTAPFSKLKTLWLEGIENLASLPGEWMQNLSFLEGLFVGHSMEISDEDERGIFKWRCLVSLRRLTLSNLSNLVSLPRELQYVTTLQSLSIWSCSNLRALPDWIGNLTALENLNIDDCPELESLSRGMRQITTLQQLSIRGCPRLSERCGHDTAADWPNISHIPNVQIDERDIQEEGRYLL; encoded by the coding sequence ATGGAAGCTAAGATGGTGCCTCAATTTCCTTGTCTTTCTCGCTTAATCATCTCAAATTGCCCTAACTTGACTTTAATGCCAACATTTCCATCTCTGGACACGGAGCTTTCTCTTTCCTATGTCAGCATAAGACCATTGCAGCGGACATTGCAGATGGCTGCAATGGCTTCTGCGTTACcatcagcctcttcttcagttaCTGCTCCTTTTTCCAAATTAAAGACTTTGTGGTTAGAGGGTATTGAGAATCTAGCATCTCTACCTGGTGAGTGGATGCAGAACCTCAGCTTCCTTGAGGGACTATTTGTTGGGCACAGTATGGAAATTAGTGATGAGGATGAACGTGGGATATTTAAATGGAGATGTCTTGTTAGTCTACGACGTCTCACTCTTTCTAATCTATCAAATCTGGTGTCTCTACCAAGGGAGCTTCAATATGTTACTACATTGCAGAGTCTCTCTATCTGGAGTTGTTCTAATTTGAGAGCTTTGCCTGATTGGATAGGCAACCTCACAGCACTTGAAAATCTAAATATCGATGACTGCCCTGAATTGGAATCGCTATCAAGAGGAATGCGTCAAATCACCACTTTACAACAATTGAGTATTAGAGGTTGCCCCCGTTTGTCTGAAAGATGCGGACACGATACTGCTGCAGATTGGCCCAATATTTCTCACATTCCAAATGTCCAGATAGATGAACGTGATATTCAAGAGGAGGGCCGATATCTATTGTAA